From the Oceanicaulis alexandrii DSM 11625 genome, one window contains:
- a CDS encoding adenine phosphoribosyltransferase has product MDHIKSAIRTIPDYPKPGIMFRDVTTLLGDAGAFRAAVDAMVFPHAGKKIDKVAGIEARGFILGGAVAHQLSVGFVPIRKKGKLPHSTLSQSYELEYGTDEVEIHTDAIKPGETVLIVDDLIATGGTAEAAIKLIRSAGGEVVGCSFVIDLPDIGGAKKIEAHGVKVASLVAFEGE; this is encoded by the coding sequence ATGGACCACATCAAGTCCGCTATTCGCACGATCCCCGATTATCCCAAGCCAGGCATCATGTTCCGCGACGTCACCACGCTTCTGGGCGACGCAGGCGCGTTCCGCGCCGCAGTGGATGCGATGGTGTTTCCCCATGCGGGCAAGAAGATCGACAAGGTCGCCGGGATCGAGGCGCGCGGCTTTATTCTGGGCGGCGCGGTGGCGCACCAGCTTAGCGTCGGGTTCGTGCCGATCCGCAAGAAGGGCAAGCTGCCGCATTCCACGCTCAGCCAGAGCTATGAGCTCGAATACGGCACCGACGAGGTGGAGATCCATACGGACGCCATCAAGCCGGGCGAAACGGTGCTGATCGTGGATGACCTGATCGCCACGGGCGGTACGGCGGAAGCCGCGATCAAGCTGATCCGTTCGGCCGGCGGCGAGGTGGTCGGCTGTTCCTTCGTCATCGACCTGCCGGACATTGGCGGCGCGAAAAAGATTGAGGCCCACGGCGTGAAAGTCGCGAGCCTGGTGGCGTTCGAAGGCGAGTAG
- a CDS encoding 23S rRNA (adenine(2030)-N(6))-methyltransferase RlmJ yields the protein MNYRHAFHAGNFADVLKHLVLAQCLEHLAAKPKPYRVIDTHAGVGAYDLTGDEARRSPEWMQGIGRLMEADIPAELRDSLDPYLNVVRAMNSGDALTSYPGSPEIAARLARAEDRIHLCELHKDDSVTLDKRYARDARVKVQAMDGYRALPGLVPPREKRGLVMIDPPFEHRDEMAFMAQAAKSALERWPTGTFIFWRPLKDLWAQERFDVGLAEWLIADQGLEGEKLLRADMWVRELKEEGPLAGAGVVVVNPPFKLEERLLKLLPWLTELLAQDEDAGWRLDGCINDDSLMVDEF from the coding sequence ATGAACTATCGTCACGCGTTTCACGCCGGTAATTTCGCGGATGTGCTCAAGCATCTGGTGCTCGCTCAATGCCTTGAGCATCTGGCCGCCAAACCCAAGCCCTATCGGGTGATCGACACGCATGCAGGCGTCGGCGCTTATGACCTGACGGGTGACGAGGCCCGTCGCAGCCCTGAATGGATGCAGGGCATCGGCCGCCTGATGGAAGCGGACATTCCCGCGGAGCTTCGCGATTCGCTCGACCCGTATCTGAATGTGGTGCGCGCGATGAATTCCGGCGACGCGCTGACCAGCTATCCCGGTTCGCCTGAAATCGCGGCCCGTCTGGCGCGCGCGGAAGACCGCATCCATCTGTGCGAACTTCACAAGGATGATAGCGTCACCCTGGACAAGCGCTATGCGCGCGACGCCCGTGTGAAAGTTCAGGCCATGGACGGCTATCGGGCTTTGCCAGGGCTGGTGCCGCCGCGTGAAAAGCGCGGGCTGGTGATGATCGATCCGCCGTTCGAGCATCGTGACGAGATGGCGTTCATGGCGCAGGCGGCGAAGTCTGCGCTGGAGCGCTGGCCGACAGGCACCTTCATTTTCTGGCGACCGCTGAAGGATCTGTGGGCGCAGGAGCGCTTTGACGTCGGCCTGGCGGAATGGCTGATCGCGGATCAGGGCCTTGAAGGCGAGAAGCTGTTGCGCGCGGACATGTGGGTGCGCGAGCTCAAGGAAGAGGGACCGCTCGCCGGCGCTGGCGTGGTGGTGGTCAATCCTCCCTTCAAGCTGGAAGAGCGCTTGCTGAAACTCTTGCCCTGGCTGACCGAGCTTTTGGCGCAAGATGAGGATGCGGGCTGGCGTCTCGACGGCTGCATCAATGATGACAGCCTGATGGTGGATGAATTCTAG
- a CDS encoding S10 family peptidase: protein MIRTAAAALSAALMLASPLMAQDETPDIPEPKRWESTGQVTADGERIRYSVIAGETYLENDEGEPTGSIFSTTYLREGVSDPRTRPVAFIFNGGPGSASLWLHMGMFGPQRVVLPSDARDDGAAPFDLRENPETLLDEADLVFIDPVGTGWSRALGDTDPAEEFWGVDEDAASVAAFIRKWLTEHQRWNSPKYLLGESYGTTRIGALMRQLEAGWNDVSINGVVLISVVLDFRLDATDPGNEIGYVGLIPGYAATAWHHNLVDRSAWNNDRDAFLDDARAFATDEYLPALVRGHDIDAARKADVISRMSALTGLSEQYIERSDMRVTLSRFRTELLRDQGLSVGRFDSRFTGVEPIGVADSPEGDPSGYGIDGAYTAAMMDYYTRVLGVDETRPYTTLGGVREWNWDAGPAGGNNNYVNTSVWLERAMRQNQDLRVLATNGIYDLATPFFATEMTFNRPGYYDQDRIELTYYPAGHMMYLHQPSIEQLAQDVRDFIE from the coding sequence ATGATCCGCACCGCCGCCGCCGCGCTCAGCGCGGCGCTTATGCTCGCCAGCCCGCTCATGGCTCAGGACGAGACGCCCGACATTCCAGAACCGAAACGCTGGGAATCCACCGGCCAGGTCACCGCTGACGGCGAGCGCATCCGCTATAGCGTCATTGCTGGCGAGACGTATCTGGAAAACGACGAGGGCGAGCCTACCGGCTCGATCTTCTCCACCACCTATCTGCGCGAGGGCGTGTCTGATCCACGCACCCGCCCGGTGGCCTTCATTTTCAATGGCGGGCCCGGCTCGGCCTCGCTTTGGCTGCATATGGGCATGTTCGGCCCGCAACGCGTGGTGCTGCCCAGCGACGCCCGCGATGACGGCGCCGCGCCGTTCGACCTGCGCGAAAACCCTGAAACGCTTCTGGATGAGGCCGATCTCGTCTTCATCGACCCCGTCGGCACCGGCTGGAGCCGCGCTCTGGGCGACACCGACCCGGCTGAAGAGTTCTGGGGCGTGGATGAAGACGCGGCTTCCGTCGCAGCCTTCATTCGTAAATGGCTGACCGAGCATCAGCGCTGGAATTCGCCGAAATACCTGCTCGGCGAAAGCTATGGCACCACCCGCATCGGCGCGCTGATGCGCCAGCTTGAAGCGGGCTGGAACGACGTCTCCATCAATGGCGTCGTGCTGATCTCCGTGGTGCTCGACTTCCGCCTGGACGCCACCGATCCCGGCAATGAAATCGGCTATGTGGGCCTGATCCCCGGCTACGCCGCAACCGCCTGGCATCACAATCTGGTGGACCGCTCCGCCTGGAACAATGACCGTGACGCCTTCCTGGATGACGCGCGTGCTTTCGCAACGGACGAATACCTGCCGGCGCTGGTGCGCGGTCATGACATCGACGCCGCCCGCAAGGCTGACGTCATCTCCCGCATGAGCGCGCTGACCGGCCTGTCAGAGCAATATATCGAACGCTCCGACATGCGTGTGACGCTATCGCGGTTCCGCACCGAATTGCTGCGCGATCAGGGCCTGTCCGTGGGACGCTTTGACTCTCGCTTCACAGGCGTGGAGCCGATCGGCGTGGCCGACAGCCCGGAGGGCGACCCGTCCGGCTATGGCATTGACGGCGCCTATACCGCCGCAATGATGGATTACTACACCCGCGTTCTGGGCGTGGATGAAACCCGCCCCTACACCACGCTGGGCGGCGTGCGCGAGTGGAACTGGGACGCTGGCCCCGCCGGCGGCAACAATAATTACGTCAACACGTCTGTTTGGCTCGAGCGCGCCATGCGCCAGAACCAGGATCTGCGGGTGCTCGCCACCAACGGCATCTATGATCTGGCGACGCCGTTCTTCGCCACCGAGATGACGTTCAATCGCCCTGGCTATTACGACCAGGACCGCATCGAGCTGACCTATTATCCGGCCGGCCACATGATGTATCTGCACCAGCCCTCCATCGAGCAGCTGGCGCAAGACGTGCGTGACTTCATCGAATAG
- a CDS encoding multidrug effflux MFS transporter yields MQHLPSPDPLRPQISTRELIAMVGFLMALNALSIDILLPALSEVGNALGAPGNDRQLVITSYVFGFGLAQLGFGPLSDSLGRRRTLLIALVAYLAATLLCLGSQGLWQLVAARALQGIAAAATRVIAVAIVRDLVSGRRMAEIMSFAMTVFTVAPILAPSIGQLILFGGSWRVIFVFLFVMAAALSVWMLIRLPETLHPDKRTPLRFGSAMRNYVLAASNRITLGYLTASCFIMGALFAFIATSEQVLAELYELGVWFPLAFAVIAIGLAGANIVNAKIVRRLGMRRISHSALIAYLLVNGVNMTLALFGQPPFIVYFVLLMAALMLFSMIGANFSALAMEPAGERAGTTAALYGSSTAMAGAVLGSLIGQGYNGTVLPITMGFTVLGALALLTVLWTEKGKLFGVGETSDEADA; encoded by the coding sequence TTGCAGCACCTGCCCTCTCCCGACCCGCTCCGCCCGCAAATCTCCACGCGGGAGCTGATCGCCATGGTCGGCTTCCTGATGGCGCTCAACGCCCTGTCCATCGACATCCTGCTGCCCGCTTTGTCCGAGGTCGGCAATGCACTTGGCGCGCCGGGCAATGACCGCCAGCTGGTGATCACCTCTTACGTCTTCGGCTTTGGACTGGCGCAGCTCGGCTTCGGACCGCTGTCAGATTCCCTGGGACGCCGCCGGACCTTGCTGATCGCGCTGGTCGCCTATCTGGCGGCGACATTGCTGTGCCTGGGCTCTCAAGGCTTGTGGCAATTGGTGGCCGCCCGCGCCCTGCAAGGGATCGCGGCGGCGGCCACACGGGTCATCGCCGTGGCCATCGTGCGCGATCTGGTGTCGGGACGCCGGATGGCGGAGATCATGTCCTTCGCCATGACCGTCTTCACCGTCGCCCCCATCCTGGCGCCCAGCATCGGCCAGCTGATCCTGTTCGGCGGCAGCTGGCGGGTGATTTTCGTCTTCCTGTTCGTGATGGCGGCGGCGCTGTCGGTCTGGATGCTGATCCGGTTGCCTGAAACCCTGCACCCCGACAAACGCACCCCGCTGCGGTTCGGATCGGCGATGCGCAATTATGTTCTGGCCGCCTCCAACCGCATCACGCTGGGCTATCTGACGGCGTCCTGCTTCATCATGGGGGCGCTCTTCGCCTTCATCGCCACCTCTGAACAGGTCTTGGCGGAGCTTTATGAGCTGGGCGTATGGTTCCCGCTCGCCTTCGCGGTCATCGCGATCGGGCTGGCGGGCGCCAATATCGTCAACGCCAAGATCGTGCGTCGGCTGGGCATGCGCCGGATTTCGCACTCCGCCCTGATCGCCTATCTTCTGGTCAATGGCGTGAACATGACGCTGGCCCTGTTCGGTCAGCCGCCTTTCATCGTCTATTTCGTGCTGCTGATGGCCGCCTTGATGCTGTTTTCCATGATCGGGGCGAATTTCTCCGCCCTCGCCATGGAGCCGGCGGGCGAACGCGCCGGGACCACCGCCGCGCTCTATGGCTCATCCACCGCAATGGCGGGCGCTGTGCTCGGCTCGCTGATCGGTCAGGGTTATAACGGCACGGTGCTGCCGATCACCATGGGGTTCACGGTGCTGGGCGCATTGGCCCTGCTGACGGTGCTGTGGACGGAAAAAGGCAAGCTCTTTGGCGTCGGCGAAACCAGTGATGAGGCGGACGCCTAG
- a CDS encoding zinc-dependent metalloprotease: MSQFCSLWFTAAIAAITAGSPAFAQDEGDEDEAQTIEGFTEEFETIDGLFPLYRNPEDGALYMEIAADQLDDEFVYFTYAEDGAPRTGLFRGQFRDNRVLTFARHYGEIEISAENTSFSFDEDNALSRASSANITRAPLAVLEIEAETEGEDDAPDRFLVQIDSLLSGEDLSQIKPNAPRGPGAEDAFSMGRLSGDRTRVLDIRNYPENTDVVVEYVYTEDSPRNGGGAEITDARAVAVTVQHSFLALPEEGYEPRADDFRVGYFGQRVTNLTDTSVTPYDDVINRWRLVKQDPTAEISDPVEPIVWWIENTTPVELRDTIRDAALTWNIAFEAAGFSNALEVRVQPDDADWDAGDIRYNVLRWTSSPTPPFGGYGPSFTHPRTGEIMGADIMLEYVFMTNRIRYSELFDVAGLSQWLPAEQLAEATGEPVIEHDHDAHGAMCNFAEHLQMETLSGVAALQAQGATTVEMNELIRQSLHYLVIHEIGHTLGLMHNMRATSTISLDDLANGETVTGSIMDYPALNLPMQDGASVQYSQEVPGPYDIWAISYGYTPDADALPALLEQSTDPALAFGNDADDLRSPGRHSDPRVMINDLSSDPVTWAGQRVELINDTLRTLPENFEIEGETYQPLLTSYLVLSGQRFGAANVASRHIGGIYNNRSVVGQPGAETPFIPVPRDTQEQALDVLDAALFGPDAFAAEEAYLDHLQRQRRFFDHFGSDEDPALHERAFNQQRAVMAHLLHPNMLERMNDARQYGGEYPVADYLQDLTQVVYAADIRGEPNTYRQNLQVEYLRQLISIVGNGDYAPVARSAALAAINDVKGWVGPDWMPDLMGSREAKAHRAHLRTLINAFEG; this comes from the coding sequence ATGTCGCAGTTTTGCAGCCTGTGGTTCACGGCGGCCATAGCCGCCATTACAGCGGGTTCGCCCGCATTCGCCCAAGACGAGGGCGATGAGGACGAAGCGCAGACCATTGAAGGGTTCACCGAAGAGTTTGAAACGATCGACGGTCTGTTTCCGCTCTATCGCAACCCTGAAGACGGCGCGCTCTATATGGAGATCGCCGCTGATCAGCTCGATGATGAATTCGTCTACTTCACCTATGCTGAAGACGGCGCGCCGCGCACCGGCCTGTTCCGCGGTCAGTTCCGCGACAATCGCGTTCTGACGTTCGCCCGCCATTACGGCGAAATCGAGATCAGCGCCGAGAACACCAGCTTCTCCTTTGATGAAGACAATGCGCTGTCACGCGCCTCCAGCGCCAACATCACTCGCGCGCCGCTGGCCGTGCTAGAGATCGAAGCAGAAACCGAAGGCGAAGACGACGCGCCGGACCGGTTCCTGGTGCAGATTGATTCGCTTCTGAGCGGCGAAGACCTTTCGCAAATCAAGCCTAACGCTCCGCGCGGCCCCGGCGCCGAAGACGCGTTCTCGATGGGCCGTCTGTCCGGTGACCGCACCCGCGTTCTGGACATTCGCAACTACCCTGAGAATACCGATGTGGTCGTCGAGTACGTCTACACCGAGGACTCCCCGCGCAATGGCGGCGGCGCCGAGATCACCGACGCTCGCGCCGTGGCGGTGACGGTGCAGCACAGCTTCCTGGCCCTGCCCGAAGAGGGCTATGAGCCGCGCGCAGACGATTTCCGCGTGGGTTATTTTGGCCAGCGCGTCACCAATCTGACCGACACCAGCGTCACGCCCTATGACGATGTGATCAACCGCTGGCGCCTCGTCAAACAGGACCCGACCGCCGAGATCTCCGATCCGGTCGAACCGATCGTGTGGTGGATCGAGAACACCACGCCGGTCGAACTGCGTGACACTATTCGCGACGCCGCCCTGACCTGGAACATCGCTTTTGAAGCTGCGGGCTTCTCCAATGCTCTGGAAGTGCGGGTCCAGCCGGATGACGCAGACTGGGACGCCGGCGACATTCGCTACAATGTGCTGCGCTGGACCTCGTCGCCCACGCCGCCCTTCGGCGGCTACGGCCCCAGCTTCACCCATCCGCGCACCGGCGAGATCATGGGCGCGGACATCATGCTGGAATACGTCTTCATGACGAACCGCATCCGGTATTCGGAGCTGTTTGACGTGGCGGGCCTGAGCCAGTGGTTGCCAGCCGAGCAGCTGGCGGAAGCGACCGGCGAGCCGGTGATCGAACATGATCACGACGCCCATGGCGCGATGTGCAATTTCGCTGAACATCTGCAAATGGAGACGCTGTCCGGCGTCGCCGCCTTGCAGGCGCAAGGCGCGACCACGGTCGAAATGAACGAACTGATCCGTCAGTCCCTGCACTATCTCGTGATCCACGAGATCGGCCATACGCTGGGCCTGATGCACAATATGCGGGCGACCTCCACCATCTCGCTCGATGATCTGGCGAACGGCGAGACCGTGACCGGCTCCATCATGGATTACCCGGCGCTGAACCTGCCGATGCAAGACGGCGCCAGCGTGCAATACTCCCAGGAAGTCCCGGGGCCCTATGACATCTGGGCGATCAGCTATGGCTACACCCCGGATGCGGACGCCCTGCCCGCACTTTTGGAGCAATCGACGGATCCGGCGCTGGCTTTCGGCAATGACGCCGACGACCTGCGTTCGCCGGGCCGCCACTCCGATCCGCGCGTGATGATCAATGACCTGTCGTCCGACCCTGTGACCTGGGCCGGCCAACGCGTCGAGCTGATCAACGACACCCTGCGCACCCTGCCGGAAAACTTCGAGATTGAAGGGGAAACCTATCAGCCTCTTCTGACGAGCTATCTGGTGCTCTCTGGCCAGCGCTTCGGCGCCGCCAATGTGGCCAGCCGTCATATCGGCGGGATCTACAACAACCGCTCGGTGGTGGGTCAGCCCGGCGCCGAGACGCCGTTCATCCCGGTTCCTCGCGACACGCAGGAACAAGCGCTCGACGTGCTCGATGCGGCCCTGTTCGGTCCGGACGCGTTCGCTGCGGAAGAAGCCTATCTTGATCATCTGCAGCGTCAGCGGCGCTTCTTTGATCATTTCGGCAGCGATGAAGACCCGGCGCTTCATGAGCGTGCGTTCAACCAGCAACGCGCAGTCATGGCGCATCTGCTGCATCCCAACATGCTCGAGCGTATGAATGATGCGCGCCAGTATGGCGGGGAGTATCCGGTGGCCGATTATCTGCAGGACCTGACGCAAGTGGTGTACGCCGCCGACATTCGCGGTGAACCGAACACCTATCGCCAGAACCTGCAGGTGGAGTATCTGCGCCAGCTGATCTCGATTGTCGGAAACGGCGATTATGCGCCGGTGGCCCGGTCGGCCGCCCTCGCCGCCATCAACGACGTCAAAGGCTGGGTCGGCCCAGACTGGATGCCCGACCTGATGGGTTCGCGCGAAGCCAAAGCGCACCGCGCGCATCTGCGCACGCTGATCAACGCCTTCGAAGGTTAA
- a CDS encoding enoyl-CoA hydratase-related protein yields the protein MSYSTIRYEVQDGISLLTLHRPDAMNAFTTQMGEEMADAFDRSDADPSVRAMVVTGEGRAFCAGADLSLGAETFNAVATAQAEGELVDTDPQWRDFGGRLNLRIFDSEKPVVAAINGASVGIGATMILPMDARVALAGAKFALPFTKRGIAWDGCASWFLPRLVGVEAALDWGLSGRTFLAEEALARGLVSELQDTPEAVLERALERARLFVKDTAPVSVAMNRRLLWRMLGASHPMEAHRLESRAILHRGMSPDAAEGVTSFLEKRTPNFPGQVPADYPAGWPWDTDPQY from the coding sequence ATGAGCTATTCCACCATTCGCTATGAGGTTCAGGACGGCATCAGCCTGCTGACCCTGCATCGGCCAGACGCCATGAACGCCTTCACCACGCAAATGGGTGAGGAAATGGCGGACGCGTTTGATCGCTCGGACGCCGATCCTTCCGTGCGCGCCATGGTCGTCACGGGCGAGGGCCGCGCCTTCTGCGCCGGGGCGGACCTGTCGCTGGGCGCTGAAACCTTCAACGCCGTCGCCACGGCCCAGGCCGAAGGCGAGCTGGTGGACACCGATCCGCAATGGCGCGATTTCGGCGGGCGGTTGAACCTGCGCATTTTTGACAGCGAGAAACCGGTCGTGGCCGCCATCAACGGCGCCTCGGTCGGCATCGGCGCCACCATGATTCTGCCCATGGATGCGCGCGTGGCGCTGGCGGGCGCGAAATTCGCCCTGCCCTTCACCAAGCGCGGCATCGCCTGGGATGGCTGCGCCAGCTGGTTCCTGCCCCGCCTTGTGGGCGTCGAAGCCGCGCTGGACTGGGGTTTGTCAGGCCGCACTTTCCTGGCTGAGGAAGCTCTGGCGCGCGGCCTTGTCAGCGAACTGCAGGACACGCCCGAAGCAGTTCTTGAGCGCGCACTGGAGCGGGCGCGCCTGTTCGTGAAAGACACGGCCCCGGTTTCCGTCGCCATGAACCGTCGCCTGCTCTGGCGGATGCTGGGGGCGAGCCATCCCATGGAGGCGCACCGGCTGGAAAGCCGCGCCATCCTTCATCGCGGCATGTCGCCAGATGCGGCTGAGGGCGTGACAAGCTTCCTGGAGAAGCGTACCCCGAACTTCCCCGGCCAGGTTCCTGCTGATTATCCAGCAGGCTGGCCCTGGGATACGGACCCGCAATACTAA
- a CDS encoding methyl-accepting chemotaxis protein has protein sequence MPALPLSVRFILVFLGLMTFGVLLKTGLYAAFGAGWLGFLMATAIAGAITAALAWPVIQRMFKPMLDLAQRMDAVAQGDRSADDAFEGRADEIGRIAKALNHMTRQLHAAETAQAGELSRKEQEAQKAQALQAEIETFKTGAGQTLRAVEALLEQVVEAAETSRTAAEDGQSRAGSMNEAAREASNGVQTMAAATEELNVSINEVRGSAERVSNLTRRTAERTQESQASMNEMASALADMVEIISGINAVAEQTNLLALNATIEAARAGEAGKGFAVVASEVKALSTQTTKLTETIGERISRFEASVQDASKTAAAIVEEITEIDAASAESASAVEQQTAAVAEISGTAQTAAQKTQAVDEDSVQVMQGAQNAVAAANQIADMANQLRTNANDLSDRIDGFLEAVNAA, from the coding sequence ATGCCCGCGCTGCCGCTTTCCGTTCGCTTCATCCTCGTCTTTCTCGGCCTGATGACCTTTGGGGTGTTGCTGAAGACCGGGCTGTACGCCGCCTTCGGCGCAGGCTGGCTGGGCTTTTTGATGGCCACCGCGATCGCCGGCGCCATCACTGCGGCGCTCGCCTGGCCCGTCATCCAGCGCATGTTCAAGCCGATGCTCGATCTTGCCCAGCGCATGGACGCTGTGGCGCAAGGCGATCGCAGCGCTGACGACGCGTTTGAAGGTCGGGCCGACGAAATCGGCCGGATCGCCAAGGCCCTCAATCACATGACCCGACAGCTGCATGCAGCGGAAACCGCCCAGGCGGGCGAACTGTCGCGCAAGGAGCAAGAGGCGCAAAAGGCGCAGGCTCTGCAGGCTGAAATCGAGACGTTCAAGACCGGCGCGGGTCAAACCTTGCGCGCCGTTGAAGCTTTGCTTGAGCAAGTCGTCGAGGCCGCCGAGACGTCCCGAACCGCCGCTGAAGACGGCCAGTCCCGCGCCGGCTCTATGAACGAAGCCGCGCGCGAGGCCAGCAATGGCGTGCAGACCATGGCCGCGGCCACTGAAGAACTGAATGTCTCGATCAATGAAGTGCGCGGCTCCGCCGAACGCGTGTCAAACCTCACCCGACGCACCGCCGAGCGCACCCAGGAGAGCCAGGCCAGCATGAACGAGATGGCCTCGGCGCTGGCGGACATGGTCGAGATCATTTCCGGCATTAACGCCGTGGCCGAGCAGACCAATCTTCTGGCGCTCAACGCCACCATCGAAGCGGCGCGCGCCGGCGAAGCCGGTAAAGGGTTTGCGGTTGTGGCCAGCGAGGTGAAAGCCCTGTCCACCCAGACCACAAAGCTGACCGAGACCATTGGCGAGCGTATCTCTCGCTTTGAAGCCAGCGTTCAGGACGCGTCCAAGACGGCGGCTGCGATTGTGGAGGAGATCACCGAGATCGACGCGGCGTCCGCGGAAAGCGCCTCCGCTGTCGAACAGCAGACCGCCGCCGTCGCCGAAATTTCCGGGACCGCCCAGACCGCCGCCCAGAAAACCCAGGCTGTGGATGAAGACAGCGTGCAGGTGATGCAAGGCGCGCAAAACGCCGTCGCCGCCGCGAACCAGATTGCAGACATGGCCAACCAGCTGCGCACCAACGCCAATGATCTGTCTGACCGGATCGACGGTTTTCTGGAGGCGGTGAACGCCGCATAG
- a CDS encoding UrcA family protein translates to MKHFIKTFAAASVLASAGLFAASAQQSEEFTFAVDRAELTSQSAVRVAYQRLNAEAERYCGSLPLQSDTEMAYCRADVVDHVISAVSHEGLQALHVERTREARYVADRG, encoded by the coding sequence ATGAAGCATTTCATCAAAACCTTCGCGGCGGCCTCGGTCCTGGCGTCTGCCGGCCTGTTCGCGGCTTCCGCGCAGCAATCTGAAGAATTCACCTTTGCGGTGGATCGCGCCGAGCTGACCTCCCAGTCCGCTGTTCGTGTGGCGTATCAACGTCTGAATGCGGAAGCTGAACGTTACTGTGGCTCGCTGCCGCTTCAGTCCGACACCGAAATGGCCTATTGCCGGGCCGATGTGGTGGATCATGTGATCAGCGCCGTGTCCCATGAGGGGCTACAGGCGCTTCATGTGGAGCGCACCCGCGAAGCGCGCTACGTGGCTGACCGCGGCTAA
- the ychF gene encoding redox-regulated ATPase YchF, with product MGFKCGIVGLPNVGKSTLFNALTQTAAAQAANYPFCTIEPNVGEVAVPEPRLQKLAEIGGSANVIPARMNFVDIAGLVKGASQGEGLGNQFLANIRETDAILYVLRCFEDGDITHVAGKIDPLADFETVETELMLADMDSLEKRRANLEKKAKSGDKDAKATIELVDLALAELQEGRPARNADVPEDMAKEWKMLQLLTSKPVMFVANVDEESAGTGNAFSKVVEERAAQDGAACVVISAKIESELALLDDDERAEYLAEIGLEEPGLDRLIHVGYTLLDLQTYFTVGPKEARAWTIRKGWTAPKAAGVIHGDFERGFIRAETTAYDDYVSNGGESGAREAGKLRQEGKEYVVQDGDVMLFKFNV from the coding sequence ATGGGTTTCAAATGCGGGATTGTCGGTCTGCCGAATGTGGGCAAATCCACCCTGTTCAACGCGCTGACCCAGACGGCGGCGGCCCAGGCGGCGAACTATCCCTTCTGCACCATTGAACCCAATGTGGGCGAAGTGGCGGTGCCTGAACCGCGCCTGCAAAAGCTGGCCGAGATCGGCGGGTCCGCCAATGTGATCCCGGCGCGGATGAACTTTGTGGACATCGCCGGCCTGGTGAAAGGCGCGTCGCAGGGCGAAGGCCTGGGCAACCAGTTCCTGGCCAATATCCGCGAAACCGACGCGATCTTGTACGTGCTGCGCTGTTTTGAAGATGGCGACATCACCCACGTCGCAGGCAAAATTGATCCGCTGGCCGATTTCGAGACCGTGGAGACCGAGCTGATGCTCGCCGACATGGACAGCCTTGAAAAGCGCCGCGCCAATCTCGAGAAAAAAGCCAAGTCCGGCGACAAGGACGCCAAGGCCACTATCGAGCTGGTGGATCTGGCCCTGGCCGAGCTGCAGGAAGGCCGCCCGGCCCGCAATGCGGACGTGCCTGAAGACATGGCCAAGGAGTGGAAAATGCTCCAGCTCCTGACCTCAAAGCCTGTCATGTTCGTCGCCAATGTGGACGAGGAGTCCGCAGGAACCGGCAACGCCTTTTCCAAGGTCGTCGAAGAGCGCGCCGCTCAGGACGGCGCAGCCTGCGTGGTGATCTCCGCCAAGATCGAATCCGAGCTGGCGCTGCTGGACGATGACGAACGCGCGGAATATCTCGCCGAGATCGGCCTTGAAGAGCCCGGCCTCGATCGTCTGATCCATGTGGGCTACACGCTGCTGGATCTTCAGACCTATTTCACCGTCGGCCCGAAAGAGGCGCGCGCCTGGACCATCCGCAAGGGCTGGACCGCGCCCAAGGCCGCCGGCGTCATCCATGGCGATTTTGAACGCGGCTTCATCCGGGCCGAAACCACCGCCTATGACGATTACGTCTCCAACGGCGGGGAAAGCGGCGCGCGCGAAGCCGGCAAGCTGCGTCAGGAAGGCAAGGAGTATGTCGTCCAGGACGGCGACGTCATGCTCTTCAAATTCAACGTCTAA